The DNA sequence CTGAGGTCTCCTACTCTTCCGCTCATGACTGCGACCACAAGATGCGAGATAAGGATAGAGCTGCTTCAAAGTCAGATTaacagacggagagacagaaacagaaacagcaccGTCACCGTTAACCGTGACAGGCGGATTTCGGTCTCTGACGCCTCCCAGTGATGCTCATCCACGGCTTCAGTGGCCAGTTATCCTCGCTGTCAGCTGCCCGCAGCTGAAGAGGCGGCTAGgggaagaaaaaatgtaaacaggagCGTCGCACCGCCTGTTCAAGATCCAGCCCAACCAGCTGACTGGGCCAAAgatcagagaaaatgacaggAGGATAACTCGCTTCAAGAAAGTGGAGCGAGGCAGGAGCCACCTTTGCCAAGCCTGCTCACGTTCGACTCGCGTCACCATTTTTACAGACTTTAACCaatatttgtggaaaaaagGGGAGATGTGCCATTCATAAAAACTGCATGTGAATCTACTAATTTAAAGGCTGAAAAAGTTTGTCATTTTAActgagacacacaaaaagaaagaaagaaaaaactaaaacacagcacacatgaAGATTTGAGCACATAGAGGTCAGCGTCTAAGAAATATAAACCCCAGTGTATAGAGACGTAGGTATGGTTGAAATCACAATATTAATAAGGATATTTTCGTATATCGATTGGCTATATTTAGACATAAGTATATAGATCAAAGAAAACGTACCAAATGTCTGCAGGGCCACATACAGGGTCATCACCGGGATGTTCAAAGCACCGAACATCTGAATAATGAACTTTGACAACAGAGATCTGATAAATGTTAGAAAGACGATTTGAAACATGTtaatttcctttctttgtttttttttgggggggggattcAGATTAAAACtcatgatgatgtgtgtttttgaacacAAAAAATGTGGCAAAGGAGCTGGGTcatgatgtttcttttcttttcttttcttttcttttcttttcttttttcttgtgagTGATTCCTCTCCAATTACATGGAATATACAATCTTTGGTAGTAATCCGTAAACCTCGAAAgtacgcacatacacacacaaaatatactaATAACTgtatgcttgtttttttttttccttctgcgATTTAGTTATACAAATCATTCAGGctactattactattgctcaAATTTTTGTCAATTTTATTAAATACTTGATGACACGATGACGTCACACCGCGCAGGTGCAGAGTGACTTTCAGAGCTCAttcacacaaaatgttgaaatacgGCAATGAAAATAAACTACCCCCTGTGTTAACAGACGTGAAACATCGGTCTGAGGGTTTTATATAGCACTCCAGCTGTACTTATTGTAGCCGTTTGGCACGGCTTCAAAGCAAAGAAGGAAGTATGAGGATGTAACCTCTTGACATGCGACCTTCCTCTCTGGTTGTATAACCTCAATATTCACAACATTGTAAATAAACGGGAGAAGCTTGACATTTACGGAAAcgatttttaaaatttcagtACGGGGTGAAGTCATGGGTGAAGTTGTATAAAAAATATCTTGTTCAGTTCAATTCCAACCGGTTAGCTGCCTTGTATACGTGGATACAAGATAGTAATCCCCACCCTTCTTCCGGTAGGAGCCGGAAGCTATCCTTCGCTTGTTTACATTCTCCGAGGGGTCTAGCTAACTGGCGAGCAAAACCCCTAGCAGCTTTTCCAAAACAATGGGTAACAGGTGATTGGGCTTGTGTGTTTAGAGCAGTTTTCAGCTGTAGTTTCGCTCTGTGGTTCCTCGGGACATGGCTACAGCTCGCTACTGGTGCTTTCTCCGCGTAACGCTACCGCTCCTCTTGCTGCGGTGGCAGGGGCTGCTGGTCGCGGCGGAGCAGGTCGCTGTGGTGGAGGTGTTCCTGGAGCAGCGGCCCGGTGTCAGCGCAGTGCTgcagggggaggtggtggagtcCAGCAAGGGCAGCAAGAGCTCCGAGCACCGGGACGAGGAccaagaggagctggagggagagTTGGTACTGGTGAGTCGGACAGAGGGGTGTGATTCCAGTTTACATTTGTACGTTGTTTTCCGTACcgttaaacaaataaataggaAATTTGTGTGAAAACGGGAGATATGAGACTTAAGGAAAGTACCAGAGGCTTTCCGGGTTATCATGACACAGGTCATTTAATCATCAGAGCCAAAACACCTCTATATACTGTGTCATAAGTGAATCAACCTTAAATTGAACATTTgatacatacatgcatgttgGTCATTACACTTTTGGAGTgattttaaagggacactatgtagttttggagaatataTTTAAAACTTGTAATTTTAGTATTTACAATATAGATAATACAAATTTATCttgtccataactgaataaacaccttgttctcagaggaaaataagatccccagaacactgtttgaagctagaaaaattgcagggtccgccacatacaaacaaagtaaaacggtgcaaaattgtgttgtccttttaaggtcaatttgtttatttagtcatgaaaatgaagagattgtttatttaatttgtttaggtATAAAACATCAGTCAATGAATATCTTTCTCCCCTCCTCAGGTTCAGGATGAGGagacacaggtgagaggagagaaaagtcaGGGCGACACCAAAGAGCAGGAGCTGTGGATCGGGGTGGTGCCTGTCGAGATGGATGACAGCAAAGCCACAACCGGCAATCAGGAGTCCTTTGCCGATGCAGTGGTCAATAAAGTAAGAAGCtgaatttattgtatttatgtagGGAATTTTGTTCATTCTGGTATAGACTTGGGCATGAAACTAAACATGCAACCTCTCTTATGAAGATGAAGCGAGCACTGGTCCTCGGAGCATCTGCGCTCATCATCTTGGCTCTCAACCAAAACACCGTCAGTGAGGTAAATCTGCACACACTCAATATCCAACCGGGGCCCTTTTTCTTGGACCCAAAGTTGAGGCTGAAAATGAAAGCTCACAAGACACTTGTGGTGTATTTATAACCTAAAAACCTGGTTCTTTCTGGTGTAGATGGATCTGTCTCAGGTGCTCTCAAAGCCCATCATTGTGATCCAGACGTCTGAAAATGTCACCAAGCTGATCGGAGCTCTGCTCAGGTACAGAACACCCTATTGGGGTCACGCGCACCTCTACTTGATATCACTGAAATGTTGCAAAATACAGTTTCTATGTGAATTAGGTAACTTATGACATGTAATGCTTCCTCAGTTTGAGGCTGTTGGCAGAGATTAGACAGTGCTTTCACATACAAGCAATCTATGATAGTAATTGAACTAAACCAGTTTTAACAATCTGCAACCTCAGTACTATATGGATAGTGTCCATATTGTATTGACAAAGTCAGCTTTATTTAGACAGATTATTTTTCCTGTTTACCTTTTCattgatctgatttgatttccTGATTGAAATGATCAAATAGTTAATGTTGGTTGGAGAAGTTTGTATGAGCATATGATCACTGATGAAGGAAAAGCAttgttattcattcattcattcatttatctaGGCTTATAAAATTGTCAAAAGTATTGAAACCTCACTACTTTTTTGATACCATGTCCGCATTCGGACATGGTATCAATATCTACATTCAGAATTTCCAGTGGCTGCACAGATTTTAACATTATTACAAATGTGTTATGTGTTCAGTGACTCTTTCTGTACCATCACTGAGCGCAGTTATGAATTTAAACAAGACCTATTTATCTTGCCATGTACTCTAGGGAGACAAACAGTGCCACACAAAGACATTCGATGCAGATACACTTCTGCATGAGCCTACCAAAAATatagatgaaaataaacaccacCAAACTCCCACATTGTTTTGTagtattttctgtcactttcctTAATGTGGATATTCACAGTATCCAGGTTagagtgtgtgtccatgtaGTGATGGAGGATCTTTGTTCTCACTGAATGACTGTTGTCTCGCTACAGGGGTCTTCAAGCGACAGCAAAAATCACATACAGGACGATCCTGCAGGACAACCTGGTGAGCTCCTCAATCTATCAGCTGACAGTGTGTTTCTCAGTTGTTAGCACCCTCCAGTGGTGTTTGAGTGATGGCAGGCTGAGCTGACAGTGagcacatgctgctgtgtgttgggGCAGGGTGCCACGCTCACGCTGTGGTCCAGCTGCGGTCGATCGAGAGGAGGTCGCTACGGCGAGTGGCAGGGGGTCATCTGCACGGGAGAGACCAACTCTCAGGTCCAGGTGGGGGAGCAGAATGAACACATCATTGTCCCTGTTGAAACCTTTTCTTTAAAGTTGCTGTAAGACAAGCTACTGCATGTGGGAAGCTGTAGAAAGCTTTGATGAATTCTGAAGACGTGTGAGAAGACATCTGAGACATCAGATCTCTGGAGCCCACTGCTCATCCTCTCGAAATAACCCTTTTAGCAATAAACATACAACAAAATCACTATTATCACTTCAATTGTCTCATttatcagtgtttattttgattattacaATATTACAAAAGCCAGTATTTAAACTGCTTGCACTGCAAATAgtctaaatgtattttctaaGTCTCAGAAgatcatttgcattttctcgTTTTCACTTCTGCCGGAAGCCTTTTCTGAGTTGCACAGAGTACGGTATTACAGAGGGGAAACAGATGACGTGACTCTGCCCTGTCTGTTTGTTAGAAgtacctgcagcagctgtgggaCACCGTCCTCCTGGTGGCTCTCATCCTCAGCACTGGAGTCATCGTTCAGGCTCGCTGGCAGTACCAGGGCCACCAGCTGAATGACGACATGGAGGTACTTACAGGTCTTTACTGCTGACATTAATCACATGTTGTTCTTTGATTTTGGTGGGCAGTTTTCACTTTTGCAAACATATCATTGGCAAGGCTGCACTGcagttgttgtttcttttctcttatcAGCAGATATAGGTAATGATAAAGATGCATTGGTTGGGTTGCATTTATTGTATGCCTGTTCTCACAactatttttctctgttgtctCCTGTGTTGTAgccccatttaaaaaaatgtttgcatctTTTCACTGCATGGACTGCTCAGTTCTACAAAAAGACCGTATCTCCAGCATTGTAATACTTCTTTAATAGTAGCTTCAAGAAaatctgtaaaaagaaaatgttgcacaAATTAAAGTATCACGTCCTCCATAAGAAGAACTTGTCCTCTATGTATTCCCTCTGTCTTTTATTGTATAGTTATTGTGTCCGTGTGAGGAAAACACAGCCAAACATGTTGCTTGatgttctgctgtgttgcaTTCTTCAGCTCCTACCTAAACAGGATGTCCTCAAGAGAATGTCGTCCCTCAAGACCAAAACATATCGTCAGCCCAAACCGTGGTGTGACCCGTCCCAACAGGTCGAGACAGACaactgtgctgtctgtctggagCCCTTCAACAACAACCAGGTCAGACAATACACCCACACCCTCTTACCTGATATTTTAAGGATTTAGAAAAATTAGAAATGCAGGTGATTGTGCAGCAGCTTTTAAGAAAACTGTTggtgtgtttccctctcagtGTCTGCGGGTGCTGCCGTGTCATCACGAGTACCACAGGGATTGCGTCGACCCATGGCTGCTGCTACAGCACACCTGTCCCCTGTGCAAACGCAGCATCCTCAGTGAGTTCCCGTCACAGCATCAGGCCCAGTTTCACAACactgtctgttgtgtttgactTGTGCAGGTTTTTAAACAGTCAATTAACAGCAGGCGGCAATGCAAGTGTTCTAGGCTCGCTCTGGTTGAAACTTCTCAGCCCCCGTCACTGATGGATGTGGTCAGAAATATGCTTTTTTTGCACTAATCACAcacaccagtgatgtcaccatgtCCCGGGTACACCTGTGCATTACTGCAACAAGGTGAGATGTTAAATCATTTGAGGCCAGCATAAACAAGTGTTTCAGGGTGTTATGTTCCTCCGTAAATGCCAACATCAAGAGTTCTGTGTTATAGCTCTGTTGTATCTGTATGAGGTAGcttcatgcaaatgttttaatcatAGATATCCCTTATTTACATCAAGGCCATTTAGGAGAGATGCTTGCTTCAGAAATGTAATAGTGTACTTTCACAGACTTAAGCACTTTAGCACTGACTCTTATGACTGTAAAATTAAACCGTATAGCAGGTGTAATATAGACACTTCTTTGTACAAAGTTTGTGTTGATCAAAGTCTGAGCCTCATAAGACCTTCTTCCTTTTACTTCAGTTCTTCTTTATTTGACCTGGTAAAAGTTTTGAAATTTAAACAGGGGTGAAGGTGTGATATATAAGAATTTGGCCCCTCTggaattcatactccaaacagaTTGACGGGTACATACCAccataaagttgttgtttttttttctcaaacaaatAGCCTAGCAAACTTATTAACACTGTCAGTAATATTGCAcaattagctaattagctactTATAAGCTAGTGCAAAACTAACAATAGCAACTGGTGCTCACCAGTCCAGAAGAAACATGTGCCAATGTGAGCTGGATATCAAGCTTATTTAACTGaatatctctgcaaaacaatgcATGTATTTGATATAATATCAAAACTggtatttcttcacattctgtagaTACTTTTAGGttatatttgaatgttttaaagtaaaacttGGGTCCTTTAAGATTATTTCAATGAATCTGTAAATCTTTTTGCTCGTTCTTGAAtcacaaaatgtcagatgttgtCAGAACAGTTTAAATCCAAAGATATTTAGTTATATTAGACTCTAAAAAAAGTACTGAAATGATAAATTGATGACTCCGTAGCTGTTCACCTCTATAAAATCAGCTTTCCACTgatgggtttaaaaaaaaccctctattttctgctgaaaatattcagttattGTTCCTGCTCTTGATTCAAATGATTCTCTTTTCCAACCCTCTCCAGGCAGCGTCTGCAGGGACAGTTAACGATCACCTCACCTCCGCTGCTGCCACCATCGCAGCAGTCCTGGGAATCAAGTCTCTTCTCTTCCTCGGTGACACTCCGGTTgccgtttttttccccccactgaCCTCAAGCTCCCTCCTTCCCGAGGTGGATCGTGGGagcaaatacaaacattttacagcaaCTAGCTGTCCGTCTGGACTGTGGAGCAGTCCATTTTTGACGTCTGACCCTCGGGTGAGCGCAGTGGGTCTCACAGACATGCAGTTGTAGTTTAAAGTACTTTACCGGTACTGTTGTGTGTGAACAGTACTTCTTCCTGGGATCATGTTACTGTACAATTGTtgaaatatgtgtttgtatgtgtgatgtACACAAGTGACGATTTGGCTCGTGAGGGAGTTCGTGCTCAACGTGACTCTTCACATAAACACCTTCTGCTCTGTGTTGGTGCAAACAGCAGAAGAACAATACAGAGAGAATCTGCGAGTCAGTAGTAGCTGCATGGACATTCAGTGCTTTATGGTTTTTAGCATGGAGTCCAAATGATGTCAGTAACTCACTTATTAAGTGGACTAACAAGAGTTTAAACGTGA is a window from the Acanthopagrus latus isolate v.2019 chromosome 5, fAcaLat1.1, whole genome shotgun sequence genome containing:
- the rnf215 gene encoding RING finger protein 215, which produces MATARYWCFLRVTLPLLLLRWQGLLVAAEQVAVVEVFLEQRPGVSAVLQGEVVESSKGSKSSEHRDEDQEELEGELVLVQDEETQVRGEKSQGDTKEQELWIGVVPVEMDDSKATTGNQESFADAVVNKMKRALVLGASALIILALNQNTVSEMDLSQVLSKPIIVIQTSENVTKLIGALLRGLQATAKITYRTILQDNLGATLTLWSSCGRSRGGRYGEWQGVICTGETNSQVQKYLQQLWDTVLLVALILSTGVIVQARWQYQGHQLNDDMELLPKQDVLKRMSSLKTKTYRQPKPWCDPSQQVETDNCAVCLEPFNNNQCLRVLPCHHEYHRDCVDPWLLLQHTCPLCKRSILSSVCRDS